From a region of the Mycobacterium sp. SMC-8 genome:
- the msrB gene encoding peptide-methionine (R)-S-oxide reductase MsrB — MTGPKLELTDDQWRERLTPQEFAVLRRAGTERPFTGEYTDTKTEGVYQCRACGAELFRSTEKFESHCGWPSFFDPADSDAVILRRDDSLGMRRVEVLCANCHSHLGHVFEGEGYPTPTDQRYCINSISLRLVPTESQQS; from the coding sequence ATGACAGGTCCCAAGCTCGAACTCACCGACGACCAATGGCGCGAACGGCTGACGCCGCAGGAGTTCGCGGTGCTGCGGCGGGCCGGTACCGAGCGTCCGTTCACCGGTGAGTACACCGACACCAAGACCGAGGGTGTATACCAGTGCCGCGCCTGCGGCGCCGAATTGTTCCGCAGCACCGAGAAGTTCGAGTCGCACTGCGGCTGGCCGTCGTTCTTCGACCCGGCCGATTCTGACGCGGTGATCCTGCGGCGCGACGACTCGCTGGGCATGCGCCGGGTCGAGGTGCTGTGCGCCAACTGCCACAGTCACCTGGGCCACGTCTTCGAGGGTGAGGGCTACCCGACCCCGACCGATCAGCGCTACTGCATCAACTCGATCTCGCTGCGGCTGGTGCCGACGGAGTCACAGCAGTCCTGA
- a CDS encoding pyrimidine reductase family protein has protein sequence MSGDADGTQFTLLGRVGELGPADLAARYTYPDGLRSCWVRANMIASADGGATSGGKSGELGGAGDRALFAALREHADVILVGASTVRVENYSGAQLGAAARLERQRRGQSEVPPIAVLTRSGQLDHDLKLFHRTEVTPLILTTSDALDDTRRRLGRLAEVLDASGADPRSVDLRTALQMLAERGLLRVLTEGGPAILGMFTEADLLDELCLTVAPVLVGGEANRIVTGPGEVHSDMELLHALTDDRGYLYLRYIRDRLGRGS, from the coding sequence ATGTCCGGCGACGCTGACGGGACGCAGTTCACACTGTTGGGCCGCGTGGGGGAACTCGGTCCGGCCGATCTCGCAGCGCGCTACACCTACCCCGACGGGCTGCGGTCCTGCTGGGTGCGCGCCAACATGATCGCCTCCGCCGACGGCGGCGCGACCAGCGGCGGTAAATCCGGCGAGCTCGGCGGTGCCGGGGACCGCGCGCTGTTCGCGGCGCTGCGCGAACACGCCGACGTCATCCTGGTGGGGGCGTCCACGGTGCGGGTGGAGAACTACTCGGGCGCGCAGCTCGGCGCCGCCGCGCGCCTCGAGCGGCAGCGCAGGGGTCAGTCGGAGGTGCCGCCGATCGCTGTCCTCACCCGCTCCGGGCAGCTCGACCATGACCTCAAGCTCTTCCACCGCACCGAGGTGACGCCGCTGATCCTGACGACCTCCGACGCACTCGACGACACCCGCCGGCGACTGGGCCGGCTCGCCGAGGTGCTCGACGCCTCCGGCGCCGACCCGCGATCGGTGGACCTGCGCACCGCGCTGCAGATGCTTGCCGAGCGCGGTCTGCTGCGGGTGCTCACCGAAGGCGGTCCGGCCATCCTCGGCATGTTCACCGAGGCGGACCTGCTCGACGAACTGTGCCTGACGGTCGCGCCGGTGCTCGTCGGCGGCGAGGCGAACCGGATCGTCACCGGCCCCGGCGAGGTGCACAGCGACATGGAACTGCTGCACGCGCTCACCGACGACCGCGGTTATCTGTACCTGCGCTACATCCGCGACCGGCTCGGCCGCGGCAGCTAG
- a CDS encoding GNAT family N-acetyltransferase: MERRLRVEPAGTDRVAELADVAARTFPLACPPSAEPGDIAAFITENLSPERFTEYLADPHRAVLTAVEEGRILGYAMMIRGVPDDPDVAEAVTAHPTVELSKMYVLPEVHGAGTAAALMTAALRHADTLGAASVWLGVNQRNERAQRFYAKHGFAVAGTKRFRLGAHWEQDYVMVRPA; the protein is encoded by the coding sequence ATGGAACGTCGGCTGAGAGTCGAGCCCGCCGGCACCGATCGCGTCGCCGAACTCGCCGACGTCGCCGCGCGCACCTTCCCGCTGGCATGCCCGCCCTCGGCGGAACCCGGCGACATCGCGGCGTTCATCACCGAGAACCTGTCCCCCGAGCGGTTCACCGAGTACCTCGCCGACCCGCACCGAGCGGTTCTCACCGCCGTCGAGGAGGGTCGGATTCTCGGCTACGCCATGATGATCCGCGGCGTGCCCGACGACCCCGACGTCGCGGAGGCGGTCACCGCCCACCCCACGGTGGAGCTGTCCAAGATGTACGTGCTGCCCGAGGTTCACGGCGCGGGCACCGCCGCCGCGCTGATGACCGCGGCGCTGCGGCACGCGGACACGCTCGGCGCGGCGTCCGTGTGGCTCGGGGTGAACCAGCGCAACGAACGCGCACAGCGCTTCTACGCCAAGCACGGCTTCGCCGTCGCGGGCACTAAGCGGTTCCGTCTCGGCGCCCATTGGGAGCAGGACTACGTGATGGTGCGGCCGGCCTGA
- a CDS encoding DUF3000 domain-containing protein: MTTAEPAPFREAVAAMNATTVRPEIELGPIRPPQRLAPFSYALGAEVKHAETAIIPERSEGDAFGRLILLHDPEGADAWDGTMRLVAYIQADLDSSEAVDPLLPEVAWSWLVDALAARGDHVTALGGTVTATTSVRYGDISGPPRAHQLELRASWTATDLELGPHVEAFCEVLEHAAGLPPTGVTDLSSRTRA, translated from the coding sequence GTGACCACCGCCGAACCGGCTCCATTCCGTGAAGCGGTGGCGGCGATGAATGCCACCACCGTACGGCCGGAGATCGAGCTGGGCCCGATCCGGCCGCCGCAACGCCTGGCGCCGTTCAGTTATGCGCTGGGCGCCGAGGTCAAGCACGCCGAGACGGCGATCATCCCCGAACGTTCCGAGGGTGACGCATTCGGCCGGCTGATCCTGCTGCACGACCCCGAGGGCGCCGACGCCTGGGACGGCACGATGCGCCTCGTTGCCTACATCCAGGCCGACCTGGACTCCTCGGAAGCCGTTGATCCGCTGCTGCCCGAGGTGGCATGGAGTTGGCTCGTCGACGCGCTCGCCGCGCGCGGCGACCACGTCACCGCGCTGGGCGGCACCGTCACCGCGACCACGTCGGTGCGCTACGGGGACATCTCGGGCCCGCCGCGTGCCCACCAGTTGGAGCTGCGCGCCTCCTGGACTGCCACCGACCTCGAACTCGGCCCCCATGTGGAGGCGTTCTGCGAGGTGCTCGAACACGCCGCGGGACTGCCGCCCACCGGGGTGACCGACCTGAGTTCCCGCACCCGCGCCTGA
- the zapE gene encoding cell division protein ZapE: MHGSSDVAHLVDRQPSVTPERLIAQLIPPPTFADVSFDSYRPDPAEPTQAAAVQTCRQFCEQAEQRRAGKKKLFGKREVLPGVGVYLDGGFGVGKTHLLASSYYAVSGQKAFATFGELTQLAGVFGFIECIDLLSDYVLVCIDEFELDDPGNTTLISRLLSALVERGVSVAATSNTLPEQLGEGRFAAQDFLREIHTLAAMFTTVRIEGPDYRHRDLPPAPEPRTDAEVAERAAEVSGATLDDFDALCAHLATMHPSRYLTLIEGVAAVFITGVHPIDDQNVALRLVSLTDRLYDAGIPVVASGTKLDTIFSDEMLAGGFRKKYLRATSRLLALTAAGQAGRTIT, translated from the coding sequence ATGCACGGGTCCAGTGATGTCGCACATCTGGTAGATCGGCAGCCCAGCGTCACACCGGAACGTCTGATCGCTCAGCTGATCCCGCCGCCCACATTCGCCGACGTGAGCTTCGACAGCTACCGCCCCGATCCAGCCGAACCGACGCAGGCCGCGGCGGTGCAGACCTGCCGGCAGTTCTGCGAGCAGGCCGAGCAGCGGCGCGCCGGCAAGAAGAAGCTGTTCGGCAAGCGGGAGGTGTTGCCCGGGGTCGGGGTGTACCTCGACGGTGGGTTCGGCGTCGGCAAGACCCACCTGCTGGCCTCGTCCTACTACGCGGTGTCCGGCCAGAAGGCGTTCGCGACGTTCGGTGAGTTAACACAGTTGGCCGGGGTGTTCGGTTTCATCGAGTGCATCGACCTGCTCTCCGACTACGTGCTGGTGTGCATCGACGAGTTCGAGCTCGACGACCCTGGCAACACCACGCTGATCTCGCGGCTGCTGTCCGCGCTTGTCGAGCGCGGCGTGTCGGTTGCCGCGACGTCGAACACGCTGCCCGAGCAGCTCGGGGAGGGGCGCTTCGCGGCGCAGGATTTCCTGCGCGAGATCCACACGCTGGCAGCGATGTTCACCACCGTGCGGATCGAGGGCCCGGACTACCGGCACCGCGATCTGCCGCCGGCGCCCGAGCCGCGGACCGACGCCGAGGTGGCCGAGCGGGCCGCGGAGGTGTCGGGCGCGACGCTCGACGACTTCGACGCGCTGTGCGCACACCTGGCCACGATGCACCCGTCCCGGTACCTGACGTTGATCGAAGGCGTGGCGGCGGTGTTCATCACCGGGGTGCACCCGATCGACGACCAGAACGTGGCGCTGCGGCTGGTGTCGCTGACCGACCGCCTCTACGACGCGGGCATCCCGGTTGTCGCGTCGGGCACCAAGCTCGACACCATCTTCAGCGACGAGATGCTCGCGGGCGGCTTCCGGAAGAAATACCTGCGGGCCACGTCCCGCCTGCTGGCGCTGACCGCGGCCGGTCAGGCCGGCCGCACCATCACGTAG
- a CDS encoding alpha/beta hydrolase yields the protein MRRLVPAVVLSMAVVLPLAACSPGLAANPRFATDSGAGPQGEPQTSDQPAGPPAVEAPKNDLSWRDCTSRVFAAAAVEALPGVKLDCASYDADLDPINGATGTVSIGVVRATSVQTPADAGPLVMTTGSDVPSSVQLPVWLSRAGADVLASHPIVSVDRRGIGMSGALDCRDLFDRQEMFEQAQFQAGDDPVANLAAITMTATTSCTDTIAPGDSAYDNAHAAEDIERLRTTWDVPALALLGIGNGAQVALAYAGSHPNKVARLLLDSPLPLGISAEAATEQRVKGEQAALDAWATQCLATNCPAGPDPLGAVDALLADARAGRGPGGASVAAVAHAISTALGYPRAGRVDAGNELALAVADARNGDTNRFNNLINQAETLRQTDGQFVNTCSDALNRPTPDRVRELVVAWGKMYPQFGTVGALDMVKCLNWPSGSAPKEPSGLEIPTLLLGVQNDPIVGNEGVAAVAATAINAGSANRRVMWQGIGHGATIYSPCALPPAIEYLKTGQLPSTDTYCPA from the coding sequence ATGCGTCGTCTGGTGCCGGCTGTCGTGCTGTCGATGGCCGTCGTGCTCCCGCTGGCGGCCTGCTCCCCCGGCCTGGCCGCCAACCCCCGCTTCGCGACCGACTCCGGCGCCGGCCCCCAGGGTGAGCCGCAAACCAGCGACCAACCCGCCGGACCGCCCGCCGTCGAGGCTCCGAAGAACGACCTCTCCTGGCGGGACTGCACCTCGCGGGTGTTCGCCGCCGCGGCCGTGGAAGCGCTGCCGGGGGTGAAGCTCGACTGCGCCAGCTACGACGCGGACCTGGATCCGATCAACGGCGCCACCGGCACCGTGAGCATCGGCGTGGTGCGCGCGACGTCCGTGCAGACCCCCGCCGACGCCGGCCCGCTCGTGATGACCACAGGCTCGGACGTGCCGTCATCGGTGCAGCTGCCGGTATGGCTGTCCCGGGCGGGCGCCGACGTCCTCGCGAGCCACCCGATCGTGTCGGTGGACCGCCGCGGCATCGGCATGTCCGGGGCGCTGGACTGCCGCGACCTGTTCGACCGGCAGGAGATGTTCGAGCAGGCCCAGTTCCAGGCCGGCGACGATCCCGTCGCCAACCTGGCAGCGATCACCATGACCGCGACGACCAGCTGCACCGACACCATCGCCCCGGGTGACTCGGCCTACGACAACGCGCATGCCGCCGAGGACATCGAACGGCTGCGCACCACCTGGGACGTGCCCGCACTGGCCCTGCTCGGCATCGGCAACGGCGCCCAGGTGGCGCTGGCCTACGCGGGGTCGCATCCGAACAAGGTCGCCCGCCTGCTGCTGGACTCGCCGCTGCCGCTGGGAATCTCGGCTGAAGCCGCGACCGAACAGCGGGTCAAGGGCGAACAGGCCGCGCTCGACGCGTGGGCCACCCAGTGCCTGGCCACCAACTGTCCGGCCGGGCCCGATCCGTTGGGTGCGGTCGACGCGCTGCTCGCCGACGCGCGCGCGGGCCGCGGACCCGGCGGGGCGTCGGTGGCCGCGGTCGCCCACGCCATCTCGACCGCGCTGGGCTACCCGCGCGCCGGCCGCGTCGACGCGGGCAACGAGCTCGCACTGGCCGTCGCCGACGCCCGCAACGGCGACACCAACCGATTCAACAACCTCATCAACCAGGCCGAGACCCTGCGCCAGACCGACGGACAGTTCGTCAACACCTGCAGCGACGCACTGAACCGGCCCACCCCCGATCGGGTCCGGGAACTCGTGGTCGCGTGGGGCAAGATGTATCCGCAGTTCGGCACCGTGGGTGCGTTGGACATGGTCAAGTGCCTCAACTGGCCCAGCGGCAGCGCCCCGAAAGAGCCCAGCGGCCTGGAGATCCCGACCCTGCTGCTGGGCGTGCAGAACGACCCGATCGTCGGCAACGAAGGCGTCGCGGCCGTGGCCGCCACCGCCATCAACGCCGGCTCGGCGAACCGGCGGGTGATGTGGCAGGGCATCGGACACGGCGCGACGATCTACTCGCCCTGCGCCCTGCCCCCCGCGATCGAATACCTCAAGACCGGTCAGCTTCCGTCCACCGACACGTACTGCCCGGCCTGA
- the hemQ gene encoding hydrogen peroxide-dependent heme synthase: protein MAKLDYDELNSTIRYLMFSVFAVKPGVLDTADDARAAVVDETATFLKRQEDSGVVVRGLYDVAGMRADADFMMWTHAPTVEALQKTYSDLRRTTALGRASAPVWSNVALHRPAEFNKSHIPAFLAGEEPGAYICVYPFVRSLEWYLLPDDERRRMLAEHGMAARGYKDVRANTVPAFALGDYEWLLAFEAPELHRIVDLMRDLRATDARRHVREETPFFTGPRVSVEQLVAALP from the coding sequence ATGGCCAAGCTCGATTACGACGAACTGAACTCGACGATCCGCTACCTGATGTTCTCGGTGTTCGCGGTGAAACCGGGTGTGCTCGACACCGCGGATGACGCCCGGGCAGCCGTCGTCGACGAGACCGCGACCTTCCTGAAACGGCAGGAGGATTCGGGAGTGGTCGTGCGCGGCCTCTACGACGTCGCCGGGATGCGCGCGGACGCCGATTTCATGATGTGGACCCACGCGCCGACCGTCGAGGCTCTGCAGAAGACCTACTCGGATTTGCGGCGCACCACCGCGCTGGGCCGGGCGTCCGCCCCGGTGTGGAGCAACGTGGCGCTGCACCGGCCGGCCGAGTTCAACAAGAGCCACATCCCGGCGTTTCTGGCCGGCGAGGAGCCCGGCGCCTACATCTGCGTCTACCCGTTCGTGCGGTCCCTGGAGTGGTACCTGCTTCCCGACGACGAGCGTCGCCGCATGCTCGCCGAGCACGGGATGGCCGCGCGCGGCTACAAGGACGTGCGCGCAAACACGGTGCCGGCGTTCGCGCTCGGCGACTACGAATGGCTGCTGGCGTTCGAGGCGCCGGAACTGCACCGCATCGTCGACCTGATGCGGGATCTGCGGGCCACGGACGCGCGCCGTCACGTGCGCGAGGAGACGCCGTTCTTCACCGGCCCGCGGGTGTCGGTCGAGCAGCTGGTGGCCGCGCTGCCCTGA
- the hemE gene encoding uroporphyrinogen decarboxylase: MNTRRELPESPYLAAVAGRKPLRVPVWLMRQAGRSLPEYRELRAKNTMMQACFDADLITEITLQPVRRHGVDAAILFSDIVVPLRAAGIDLDIVPDVGPVIAHPIRTAGDVAGIRPLEPGQVAPVATAVGQLVAELGDVPLIGFAGAPFTLASYLVEGGPSRNHERTKAMMFGETDTWHALMAALTDVTIAFLRTQVEAGVDAIQVFDSWAGTLSLADYRAYVLPHSARVFASLAGYGVPMTHFGVGTAELLGAMSEAVTGHGVPAVVGVDWRTALHDAATRVRPGTALQGNLDPVLLLAGWPVVDRAVRAVVEDGRRAIDAGAVGHVFNLGHGVLPATDPAVITDAVALVHEL, from the coding sequence ATGAACACGCGCCGTGAGCTGCCCGAATCCCCGTACCTGGCCGCCGTCGCCGGTCGCAAGCCGCTCCGGGTGCCGGTGTGGCTGATGCGACAGGCGGGCCGGTCGCTGCCCGAGTACCGGGAACTGCGGGCCAAGAACACCATGATGCAGGCCTGTTTCGACGCCGACCTGATCACTGAGATCACGCTGCAGCCGGTGCGCAGGCATGGTGTCGATGCGGCCATTCTGTTCTCCGACATCGTGGTTCCGCTGCGGGCCGCCGGGATCGACCTCGACATCGTCCCCGACGTCGGACCGGTGATCGCGCATCCGATCCGCACGGCCGGCGACGTCGCCGGGATCCGCCCGCTGGAACCGGGCCAGGTGGCTCCGGTGGCCACCGCGGTGGGCCAGCTGGTCGCCGAGCTGGGCGACGTCCCGTTGATCGGGTTCGCCGGCGCGCCGTTCACTCTGGCGTCCTACCTGGTCGAGGGCGGGCCGAGCCGCAACCACGAACGCACCAAGGCGATGATGTTCGGCGAGACCGACACATGGCACGCGTTGATGGCCGCGCTGACCGACGTCACGATCGCGTTCCTGCGCACCCAGGTCGAGGCCGGGGTGGATGCCATCCAGGTGTTCGATTCGTGGGCGGGCACGCTGTCGCTGGCGGACTACCGGGCGTACGTGCTGCCGCACAGCGCGCGCGTGTTCGCGTCGCTGGCCGGGTACGGGGTGCCGATGACGCACTTCGGGGTCGGCACCGCCGAGCTGCTGGGCGCCATGTCCGAGGCTGTCACCGGTCATGGAGTGCCCGCCGTGGTGGGCGTCGACTGGCGCACGGCGCTGCACGACGCCGCGACGCGGGTGCGGCCCGGAACTGCGCTGCAGGGCAACCTGGACCCGGTGCTGCTGCTGGCCGGCTGGCCCGTGGTCGACCGTGCGGTGCGCGCGGTGGTGGAGGACGGCAGGCGGGCGATCGACGCCGGCGCGGTCGGGCATGTGTTCAACCTTGGGCACGGCGTGCTGCCGGCCACCGATCCCGCCGTGATCACCGACGCCGTGGCGCTGGTGCACGAGCTGTGA
- a CDS encoding ribonuclease D, protein MSDSDTPGSSLDADDAHHTDGADEQVPDAEPLLTPREGVPGVSVSRYEIAEAADRLAAGHGPFAIDAERASGFRYSNRAYLVQIRRAGAGTVLIDPVSHGGDTLEVLAPVAEVLADAEWVLHAADQDLPCLAEIGMRPPSLYDTELAGRLANYERVNLAAMVQRLLGLQLTKGHGAADWSKRPLPDEWLNYAALDVEVLVELRHAIDEVLQQQGKSEWAAQEFEFLRTVEPTPTRRDRWRRTSGIHKVRDPRALAAVRELWTTRDQIARRRDIAPGRILPDSAIVNAATVNPDSVEKLTALPIFGGSKQRRNAQVWLDALARARTGDLPDLLEPSNGPPPASRWARRKPEAAARLEAARTELSALAQQISVPVENLLAPELVRRLCWDWQPVDGTEATTAAVDAFLRGSAARQWQRELTVPVLAKALTAAG, encoded by the coding sequence ATGTCCGATTCCGACACGCCAGGCTCGTCGCTGGACGCCGACGACGCCCACCACACCGACGGCGCCGACGAGCAGGTCCCCGATGCCGAACCGCTGCTGACCCCCCGCGAGGGCGTGCCCGGGGTGTCCGTCAGCCGCTACGAGATCGCCGAGGCCGCGGATCGGCTGGCCGCCGGGCACGGACCCTTCGCGATCGATGCCGAGCGGGCCTCGGGCTTCCGGTACTCCAACCGCGCCTACCTGGTTCAGATCCGGCGGGCGGGGGCGGGCACGGTACTGATCGACCCGGTCAGCCACGGCGGCGACACCCTCGAGGTGCTCGCGCCCGTGGCGGAAGTGCTCGCCGACGCCGAATGGGTGCTGCACGCCGCCGACCAGGATCTGCCGTGCCTGGCCGAGATCGGCATGCGGCCCCCGTCGCTCTACGACACCGAACTGGCCGGACGGCTGGCCAACTACGAACGCGTGAACCTCGCGGCGATGGTGCAGCGCCTGCTGGGTCTGCAGCTGACCAAGGGCCACGGCGCGGCGGACTGGTCGAAGCGCCCGTTGCCCGACGAGTGGCTGAATTACGCGGCGCTGGATGTCGAAGTTCTCGTCGAACTGCGCCACGCGATCGACGAGGTGCTGCAGCAGCAGGGCAAGTCCGAGTGGGCGGCCCAGGAATTCGAGTTCCTGCGCACGGTCGAGCCCACTCCGACGCGCCGCGATCGCTGGCGGCGGACCTCGGGCATCCACAAGGTGCGCGATCCGCGCGCGTTGGCCGCGGTGCGGGAACTGTGGACCACCCGCGACCAGATCGCGCGGCGGCGCGACATCGCCCCCGGCCGCATCCTGCCCGACAGCGCGATCGTCAACGCCGCCACAGTGAACCCGGACAGCGTCGAAAAGCTCACGGCGCTACCGATTTTCGGTGGATCCAAGCAGCGGCGCAATGCTCAGGTGTGGCTGGACGCGTTGGCCCGGGCCCGGACCGGCGACCTGCCCGATCTCCTGGAGCCGTCCAATGGTCCCCCGCCGGCGTCCCGGTGGGCACGTCGTAAGCCCGAGGCCGCGGCCCGGCTGGAGGCCGCGCGCACCGAACTGTCCGCACTCGCGCAACAGATCTCGGTGCCGGTCGAGAACCTGCTGGCACCAGAGCTCGTGCGCCGGTTGTGTTGGGACTGGCAGCCTGTCGACGGGACCGAGGCCACCACCGCCGCGGTGGACGCTTTTCTGCGCGGATCGGCTGCGCGTCAGTGGCAGCGTGAACTGACCGTGCCCGTGCTGGCGAAGGCGCTCACGGCTGCCGGCTGA
- a CDS encoding protoporphyrinogen oxidase — protein MSAAAPLRYCVVGGGISGLAAAYRLRVAAGPDASITVLDPADRLGGVLRTERVGGQLLDVGAEAFVARRPEVPALLNELGLAGRQIATSGARPLIYSGGRLHQLPADTVQGIPSRPTALTGLVDDATIRWMLDEPRRPFTWRQGADPSVAELVGDRFGEQVVIRSVDPLLGGVYAGSAATIGIRAGAPTVAAALDGGARNLTEAVSLALPPPQPGSVFGAIDGGYQVLVDELVRQADLDWAQVAAHTVRPAGSGWEVVDDEGVRWPADAVVLAVPAPRLPALIADLAPQTAAAARRIPVASAAVVALALPGGTPLPEQSGVLVAGPGRLRTKAVTLSSRKWGRRANVEMVRLSYGRFGDDLAGSTGDEDLLTWAAQDLTTLFGITVEPVDARVVRWIDAMPQYGPGHAALVAELRAGLPRGLAVAGAYLDGIGVPACVAAATRAVAALMVGPAPAAR, from the coding sequence GTGAGCGCGGCGGCTCCGCTGCGGTACTGCGTCGTCGGCGGCGGTATCTCGGGTCTGGCCGCGGCGTACCGGTTGCGCGTCGCCGCAGGCCCCGATGCGTCGATCACGGTGCTCGACCCCGCCGACCGGCTGGGTGGGGTGCTGCGCACCGAACGTGTCGGCGGGCAACTCCTCGACGTCGGCGCGGAGGCGTTCGTCGCCCGTCGACCGGAAGTGCCGGCTCTGCTCAACGAGCTCGGGCTGGCCGGCCGACAGATCGCCACCTCGGGTGCACGGCCGCTGATCTACAGCGGGGGCAGGCTGCACCAGCTGCCCGCGGACACCGTGCAGGGCATTCCGTCGCGGCCGACCGCGTTGACCGGTTTGGTCGACGACGCCACCATCCGGTGGATGCTCGACGAGCCGCGGCGACCCTTCACCTGGCGGCAGGGCGCCGACCCGTCGGTGGCGGAGCTCGTCGGTGACCGGTTCGGCGAGCAGGTCGTGATCCGCTCGGTCGACCCGCTGCTGGGCGGGGTGTACGCCGGCTCCGCGGCGACCATCGGCATCCGCGCGGGCGCACCGACGGTCGCCGCGGCCCTCGACGGCGGGGCGCGCAATCTGACCGAGGCGGTGTCGCTGGCGCTGCCGCCGCCCCAGCCCGGCTCGGTGTTCGGCGCCATCGACGGCGGCTACCAGGTGCTGGTCGACGAACTGGTGCGGCAGGCGGATCTGGACTGGGCGCAGGTCGCGGCGCACACCGTGCGCCCGGCGGGCAGCGGTTGGGAGGTGGTCGACGACGAGGGCGTCCGCTGGCCGGCCGACGCCGTGGTGCTCGCGGTGCCCGCACCGCGGCTGCCGGCGCTGATCGCCGACCTCGCCCCGCAGACCGCGGCGGCGGCCCGCCGGATCCCGGTGGCGTCGGCGGCGGTCGTGGCGCTGGCGCTGCCGGGCGGCACCCCACTGCCCGAACAGTCCGGGGTGCTCGTCGCCGGCCCCGGCCGGTTGCGCACCAAGGCGGTCACGCTGTCGTCGCGCAAGTGGGGACGACGGGCCAACGTGGAGATGGTGCGGCTGTCCTACGGCCGCTTCGGCGATGATCTCGCGGGCAGCACTGGCGACGAGGACCTGCTGACCTGGGCGGCGCAGGATCTGACGACGTTGTTCGGCATCACGGTGGAACCCGTCGACGCGCGCGTGGTCCGCTGGATCGACGCGATGCCGCAGTACGGTCCGGGGCACGCCGCGCTGGTCGCCGAGCTGCGCGCCGGGCTGCCCAGGGGGCTCGCGGTCGCCGGCGCCTACCTGGACGGCATCGGTGTGCCCGCGTGTGTCGCGGCGGCGACCCGGGCGGTGGCCGCGCTGATGGTCGGCCCAGCGCCCGCCGCCCGATGA
- the aftC gene encoding arabinofuranan 3-O-arabinosyltransferase, translated as MRDLVLTVFRPRTTPPTTASVLRSILWPLAIMAVIHRSYVLVFNRYITDDFAPVYRAVINFKFGWDIYNEHFDHVDPHYLYPPGGTLIIAPFGYLPEVASRNWFIFFNTVAIILAGYFLLRLFNYTLSSVAAPALLLAMFCTESVTNTLVFGNINGVILLLEVLFFRWLLDGNRSHEWWAGVAIGLTLVVKPLIAPLLLLPLLNRQWRALVTAFLVPVAFNLAAWPLISDPMNFVTRTVPYILSTRDYFNSSILGNGIYYGLPMWLIMALRVTFVVLGVIALWLLYRYYRTRDPFFWMLTSSGVLLVTSWLVLSLGQGYYSIVLFPFLMTVVLPNSVIRNWVAWLAAYGFLTMDRWLLWQLPSTGRALEYLKITFGWSLMAVVIFSVLLFRYLDAKRDGRLDEGIDPPWMKQLAPAVKSSE; from the coding sequence GTGCGCGATCTTGTTCTGACGGTTTTCCGGCCTCGCACGACACCTCCCACCACGGCGTCGGTGCTGCGATCCATCCTGTGGCCGTTGGCCATCATGGCGGTGATCCACCGCAGCTACGTGCTCGTCTTCAACCGCTACATCACCGACGACTTCGCGCCCGTCTACCGGGCTGTCATCAACTTCAAGTTCGGCTGGGACATCTACAACGAGCACTTCGACCACGTCGACCCGCACTACCTCTATCCCCCGGGCGGCACGCTGATCATCGCGCCGTTCGGCTATTTGCCCGAGGTCGCGTCGCGCAACTGGTTCATCTTCTTCAATACCGTCGCGATCATCCTGGCCGGCTATTTCCTTCTGCGGCTGTTCAACTACACGCTGTCCTCGGTGGCGGCGCCGGCGCTGCTGCTGGCGATGTTCTGCACCGAAAGCGTCACCAACACACTGGTGTTCGGCAACATCAACGGCGTCATCCTGCTGCTGGAGGTGCTGTTCTTCCGGTGGCTGCTGGACGGCAACCGCAGCCACGAATGGTGGGCCGGGGTAGCCATCGGCCTGACCCTGGTGGTCAAACCGCTGATCGCGCCGCTGCTGCTGCTGCCGCTGCTGAACCGGCAGTGGCGGGCGCTGGTGACCGCGTTCCTGGTGCCGGTCGCGTTCAACCTCGCGGCCTGGCCGCTGATCAGCGACCCGATGAACTTCGTTACCCGCACGGTGCCGTACATCCTGTCCACCCGCGACTACTTCAACAGCTCCATCCTGGGCAACGGCATCTACTACGGCCTGCCGATGTGGCTGATCATGGCGCTGCGGGTCACGTTTGTGGTGCTCGGCGTGATCGCGCTGTGGCTGCTGTACCGCTACTACCGAACCCGCGATCCGTTCTTCTGGATGCTGACCTCGTCCGGAGTGCTGCTGGTGACCTCCTGGCTGGTGCTGTCGCTGGGGCAGGGCTACTACTCGATCGTGCTGTTCCCGTTCCTGATGACCGTGGTGCTGCCCAATTCGGTGATCCGCAACTGGGTGGCCTGGCTGGCTGCGTACGGGTTCCTGACCATGGACCGCTGGCTGCTGTGGCAGCTTCCGTCGACCGGGCGCGCACTGGAATACCTGAAGATCACCTTCGGCTGGTCGCTGATGGCGGTGGTGATCTTCTCCGTGCTGTTGTTCCGCTACCTCGACGCCAAACGGGACGGCCGCCTCGACGAGGGCATCGATCCGCCGTGGATGAAGCAGCTGGCCCCGGCGGTCAAGTCGTCCGAGTAG